One Myxococcaceae bacterium JPH2 DNA window includes the following coding sequences:
- the treZ gene encoding malto-oligosyltrehalose trehalohydrolase, giving the protein MVLSDESRSRAPRLGAWVEAGPRVRWRVWAPGHARLEVVLFDADGTERAALPLLPEPGDCFGAVLDGQGAGTRYKLRVDGEGPFPDPWSRSQPQGVHGPSEVVAPDAFAWSDADWEGPEPRSLVLYEVHVGTATSEGTFEALIPRLRDLRELGVTALELMPVASFPGSRNWGYDGVDLFAPSSTYGGAEGLRRLVDAAHAHGLAVLVDVVYNHFGPDGNYLRAFAHDYFTDRHHTPWGDAVNYDGARSAMARSLVLSNVEMWIRDYHADGLRLDATHALFDDGEPHLLAELTARAREVAPGRRVIVIAEDERNERRLLRPPSDDGFGLDGVWADDLHHQLRRAFAGDSDGYFQDYTGSAEDIARTLRQGWFYEGQRSPSRGRARGTSAEGLEPWRFVICLQNHDQVGNRARGERLGHDVSAAAFRAMSTLLLLAPHTPLLFMGQEWNATTPFLYFTDHHEALGRLVTEGRRKEFAAFARFAGAEVPDPQAVETFLRSRLDWSEAERPGHREVRALYQELLRLRATEPSLRDRHRGFHDARALGPDALLLERWVGDHRLSVVLNLRGTLDQAFPSAELLLWSEAPRFGGAVSESPLHAGRLQLQGPSAAVVRWSR; this is encoded by the coding sequence ATGGTCCTGTCCGACGAGTCACGGTCGCGCGCGCCCAGGTTGGGCGCCTGGGTGGAGGCGGGCCCTCGGGTGCGCTGGCGCGTCTGGGCTCCAGGCCATGCTCGGCTGGAGGTCGTGCTCTTCGACGCGGACGGCACCGAGCGCGCCGCGCTCCCCCTGCTTCCCGAGCCCGGTGACTGCTTCGGCGCGGTGCTCGACGGCCAGGGCGCCGGCACCCGCTACAAGCTGCGCGTGGACGGCGAGGGCCCCTTCCCCGACCCCTGGTCGCGCTCGCAGCCGCAGGGCGTGCATGGGCCCTCCGAGGTCGTGGCCCCGGATGCCTTCGCCTGGTCGGACGCGGACTGGGAAGGGCCCGAGCCGCGGTCGCTCGTCCTCTACGAAGTGCACGTGGGCACGGCCACGTCGGAAGGGACCTTCGAGGCGCTCATCCCGCGCTTGCGCGACCTGCGCGAGCTGGGTGTCACCGCGCTCGAGCTGATGCCCGTGGCCAGCTTCCCCGGCTCGCGCAACTGGGGCTACGACGGCGTGGACCTCTTCGCCCCGTCGTCGACCTACGGTGGGGCCGAAGGGCTGCGCAGGCTGGTCGACGCAGCCCACGCGCATGGCCTCGCGGTGCTCGTGGACGTCGTCTACAACCACTTCGGGCCGGACGGGAACTACCTGCGCGCCTTCGCCCACGACTACTTCACCGACCGCCACCACACCCCCTGGGGCGACGCGGTGAACTACGACGGCGCGCGGTCCGCGATGGCGCGCTCGCTGGTGCTCTCCAACGTGGAGATGTGGATCCGCGACTACCACGCGGACGGCCTGCGCCTGGATGCCACGCACGCGCTCTTCGACGACGGGGAGCCGCACCTGCTCGCGGAGCTGACGGCGCGAGCGCGCGAGGTGGCGCCGGGCCGCCGCGTCATCGTCATCGCCGAGGACGAGCGCAACGAGCGCCGCTTGCTGCGGCCTCCCTCTGACGACGGCTTCGGCCTGGATGGCGTCTGGGCGGATGACCTCCATCACCAGCTGCGCCGCGCCTTCGCGGGCGACAGCGACGGCTACTTCCAGGACTACACCGGCAGCGCCGAGGACATCGCGCGCACCCTGCGCCAGGGCTGGTTCTACGAGGGCCAGCGCTCACCCAGCCGAGGGCGCGCGCGTGGCACCTCCGCCGAGGGACTGGAGCCGTGGCGCTTCGTCATCTGCCTCCAGAATCACGACCAGGTGGGCAACCGCGCGAGAGGCGAGCGGCTGGGCCATGACGTCTCCGCCGCCGCGTTTCGCGCCATGAGCACGCTGCTGCTCCTGGCGCCGCACACGCCGCTGCTCTTCATGGGGCAGGAGTGGAACGCGACCACTCCCTTCCTCTACTTCACGGACCACCACGAGGCGCTGGGACGCCTGGTCACGGAGGGACGCCGCAAGGAGTTCGCCGCGTTCGCGCGCTTCGCCGGCGCCGAGGTGCCAGACCCACAGGCCGTGGAGACCTTCCTGCGTTCACGGCTGGACTGGAGCGAGGCCGAGCGTCCGGGGCATCGCGAGGTGCGCGCGCTCTATCAAGAGTTGCTCCGGCTGCGCGCCACCGAGCCCAGCCTCCGAGACCGACACCGGGGTTTCCACGATGCGCGCGCCCTGGGCCCGGACGCACTCTTGTTGGAGCGGTGGGTGGGGGACCACCGGCTCTCGGTCGTTCTCAACCTGCGCGGCACGCTGGACCAGGCGTTCCCCTCCGCGGAGCTGCTGTTGTGGAGCGAGGCCCCTCGCTTCGGCGGCGCTGTCTCCGAGTCGCCGCTGCACGCGGGGAGGCTCCAGCTCCAGGGGCCCTCGGCCGCCGTGGTGCGGTGGAGCCGTTGA
- a CDS encoding AAA family ATPase codes for MSHHPAGAPRQPLDDDADVPSRLRSLAVLSPRDIDARLSEHGYRGQPEARRAASVLAYRHMQRLRRLHLDGIPPEPGTRENCLFLGPTGSGKTFLVELLFREILGVPTVLADSTQFSETGYVGDDVNTLLSRLHEAAGQDSEWAACGVICMDEFDKLATHRSDSRFAGQQTTKDVTGLGVQRSLLHLLSSARADFPPDFGFTSRTRAQTLEMSCITFIACGAFSGLKTTVEGLAHEERLGFGRTPGRDTASIASRVSDEQLENTTAFARFGFIPELIGRFNRMVSFAPLDASTLMDILQHNVLRAYEREFELEGLRLQVPQDVREHVVARALKRETGARGLRATLSPLLERAAYEHFGQPRASTVRLVLEGTEVRALSA; via the coding sequence ATGAGCCACCACCCCGCTGGTGCCCCCCGTCAGCCACTCGACGACGATGCCGACGTGCCCTCGCGCCTCCGCTCGCTGGCGGTGCTGTCACCCCGGGACATCGATGCCCGCTTGTCCGAGCATGGCTACCGCGGCCAGCCCGAGGCCCGCCGCGCCGCCTCGGTGCTCGCCTACCGCCACATGCAGCGCCTCCGCCGCCTCCACCTCGATGGCATCCCGCCCGAGCCTGGCACGCGCGAGAACTGCCTCTTCCTGGGCCCCACCGGCTCGGGGAAGACCTTCCTCGTGGAGCTGCTGTTCCGCGAGATTCTCGGCGTCCCCACCGTGCTCGCGGACAGCACGCAGTTCTCCGAAACGGGCTACGTGGGCGATGACGTGAACACCCTCCTGTCGCGCCTCCACGAGGCCGCCGGGCAGGACTCTGAATGGGCCGCGTGCGGCGTCATCTGCATGGACGAGTTCGACAAGCTCGCCACCCACCGCTCCGACAGCCGCTTCGCCGGACAGCAGACCACCAAGGACGTGACGGGGCTCGGCGTGCAGCGCAGCCTCTTGCACCTGCTCTCCTCCGCGCGGGCGGACTTCCCGCCGGACTTCGGCTTCACCAGCCGCACCCGCGCGCAGACGCTGGAGATGTCCTGCATCACCTTCATCGCGTGCGGTGCCTTCAGCGGGCTGAAGACCACCGTCGAGGGCCTCGCCCACGAGGAGCGCCTGGGCTTCGGCCGCACGCCCGGACGCGACACCGCGTCCATCGCCTCGCGCGTGTCGGATGAACAGCTGGAGAACACCACCGCGTTCGCGCGCTTCGGCTTCATCCCCGAACTCATCGGCCGCTTCAACCGCATGGTCTCCTTCGCGCCGCTCGACGCGAGCACCCTGATGGACATCCTCCAGCACAACGTGCTGCGCGCGTACGAGCGCGAGTTCGAGCTGGAGGGCCTGCGTCTCCAGGTCCCGCAGGACGTGCGCGAGCACGTGGTGGCCCGCGCCCTCAAGCGCGAGACCGGTGCGCGCGGACTGCGCGCCACGCTGTCGCCGCTGCTGGAGCGCGCCGCCTACGAGCACTTCGGACAGCCTCGCGCGAGCACCGTGCGCCTGGTGCTGGAAGGCACCGAGGTGCGCGCCCTCTCCGCCTAG
- a CDS encoding DUF5335 family protein: MHHTREIPRSGWADYLSLLSSLERDHWVRIETDSEDTGEQPLAQRLPLIEIALEEKGSDQGAIEVMVGRPGDEITHRIFSPNHIYAEESDSGELECLDIEDADHVKTLIYFDEPRASEELPSTT; this comes from the coding sequence ATGCACCACACTCGTGAAATCCCCCGCTCGGGCTGGGCGGACTATCTCTCCCTGCTGAGCAGCCTCGAGCGCGACCACTGGGTGCGCATCGAAACGGACAGCGAGGACACGGGCGAGCAACCCCTGGCCCAGCGGCTGCCGCTCATCGAAATCGCGCTGGAGGAGAAGGGCAGCGACCAGGGCGCCATCGAGGTCATGGTCGGCCGCCCAGGCGACGAAATCACCCACCGCATCTTCTCGCCGAACCACATCTACGCGGAGGAGAGCGACAGCGGCGAGCTGGAGTGCCTCGACATCGAGGACGCGGACCACGTCAAGACGCTCATCTACTTCGATGAGCCGCGGGCGAGCGAGGAGCTGCCCTCCACCACCTGA
- a CDS encoding PLDc N-terminal domain-containing protein translates to MGSMDVVTWAVSLWPHVVALLTVLVSVLATAHAVLHKRDVRATVGWVGVVWLVPVVGAVLYLLLGINRIRRRARSLTLRQEHGRYPSAPAAPPLTAERVGLQQPAAAHLAPLVRLGDAVMHRPLLPGNQLTVLESRTDAYPAMLEAIAQARHTLSLATYIFDNDPAGHLFVRALSAAVGRGVEVRVLVDAVGSRYTWPPIMGRLRRAKVPAARFLPSWAPYRLPFMNLRNHRKLMVVDGRVGFTGGMNIRKDFLPGEHAARDLHFRLEGPVVGQLQEIFAEDWAFTTHEHLQGEAWFPVLEPRGAVLARGIPDGPDEDFETLRMVLLGALATARTSVRILTPYFLPDAALITALNVATLRGVQVDILLPERGNLPVVQWASTAQLWEVLRPGCRVFLTAPPFDHSKLMVVDGVWSLVGSANWDPRSLRLNFEFDVECYDPALAATLGALIDARQQRARQLPLEEVDGRALPVRLRDGLARLLSPYL, encoded by the coding sequence ATGGGGTCCATGGACGTCGTCACCTGGGCAGTCTCGCTGTGGCCCCACGTGGTGGCCCTCCTGACCGTGCTGGTCAGCGTGCTGGCCACGGCGCACGCGGTGCTGCACAAGCGAGATGTCCGCGCCACGGTGGGCTGGGTGGGCGTGGTGTGGCTGGTGCCCGTGGTGGGCGCCGTGCTGTATCTGCTGCTCGGCATCAATCGCATCCGCCGCCGCGCGCGCTCCCTCACCCTCAGGCAGGAGCACGGCCGCTACCCTTCCGCGCCCGCCGCCCCGCCCCTCACCGCCGAGCGCGTGGGCCTCCAGCAACCCGCCGCCGCGCACCTCGCCCCGCTCGTGCGATTGGGCGACGCGGTGATGCACCGGCCGCTGCTCCCGGGCAACCAGCTCACCGTGCTCGAGTCCCGCACGGACGCCTACCCCGCCATGCTGGAGGCCATCGCGCAGGCCCGGCACACGCTGTCCCTGGCCACGTACATCTTCGACAACGACCCCGCGGGCCATCTGTTCGTGCGCGCGCTCTCCGCCGCCGTGGGGCGCGGCGTGGAGGTGCGCGTGCTCGTGGATGCCGTGGGCTCGCGCTACACGTGGCCTCCCATCATGGGACGCCTGCGCCGCGCGAAGGTGCCGGCCGCGCGCTTCCTGCCCTCGTGGGCGCCCTACCGGCTGCCCTTCATGAACCTGCGCAACCACCGCAAGCTGATGGTGGTGGACGGCCGCGTGGGCTTCACCGGCGGCATGAACATCCGCAAGGACTTCCTCCCGGGCGAGCACGCCGCCAGGGACCTGCACTTCCGACTGGAGGGCCCCGTGGTGGGGCAGCTCCAGGAAATCTTCGCCGAGGACTGGGCCTTCACCACCCACGAGCACCTCCAGGGCGAGGCCTGGTTCCCGGTGCTGGAGCCTCGGGGCGCCGTGCTGGCGCGCGGCATTCCCGACGGCCCCGACGAGGACTTCGAGACCCTGCGCATGGTGCTCCTCGGCGCGCTCGCGACGGCGCGGACGTCCGTGCGCATCCTCACGCCGTACTTCCTCCCGGACGCCGCGCTCATCACCGCCCTCAACGTGGCCACGCTCCGCGGCGTGCAGGTGGACATCCTGCTGCCCGAGCGAGGCAACCTCCCCGTGGTGCAGTGGGCCAGCACCGCGCAGCTCTGGGAGGTCCTGCGCCCCGGCTGCCGTGTCTTCCTCACCGCGCCCCCGTTCGACCACTCGAAGCTCATGGTCGTCGATGGCGTCTGGTCCCTGGTGGGCTCCGCCAACTGGGACCCGCGCTCGCTGCGCCTCAACTTCGAGTTCGATGTGGAGTGCTACGACCCGGCGCTGGCCGCGACGCTGGGGGCCCTCATCGACGCGCGCCAGCAACGCGCGCGGCAGCTCCCCCTGGAGGAGGTGGACGGCCGCGCGCTGCCGGTGCGCCTGCGCGATGGGCTGGCGCGCTTGCTCTCGCCCTATCTGTGA
- a CDS encoding MBL fold metallo-hydrolase, translating to MELGFETIGNATLICHDHGPVLVTDPWVDGSAYFGSWTLSHEVPPEQRAAIQQCPFVWLSHGHPDHLSMETLEKLRDRTLLVANHFGGRIRDDLRGMGFSVHVLPDRVWTQLSPRIRVLCIPDVNQDSVLLVDVGGRLLVNLNDAGDRGWGRFVRKVVREYDESYLLALSGYGDADMINFFTEDGQRIPPYAARKTPVGRTIARQAEQYGVRYFVPFSSMHKYQRADSVWASAYTTTLDDYARGFESQTCTLLPAFIRRDFTRNAVEQLHPRERALHPVDPKEFGDDWGELLEKEEAQALQEYFRAIHHLKDALDFVRFRVGGQDHVIEFHRRHFRRGITFEAPRQSLATAVRYRVFDDLLIGNFMKTTLHGEFGQRGLYPDFSPYVAKYADNGQARTRNELREYFGEYRRRDPLGFLRSQVETHCIRPLQTQSAELLRSLVPADSAFFRTAKETYWRARRVLL from the coding sequence ACCATGGACCTGTGCTGGTCACGGATCCATGGGTGGATGGCAGCGCGTACTTCGGAAGCTGGACCCTGTCGCACGAGGTTCCTCCCGAGCAACGCGCCGCCATCCAGCAGTGCCCCTTCGTCTGGCTGTCTCACGGGCACCCGGATCACCTCAGCATGGAGACGCTGGAGAAGCTGCGGGACCGGACGCTGCTCGTGGCCAATCACTTTGGCGGGCGCATCCGCGATGACCTGCGCGGCATGGGCTTCTCCGTGCACGTCCTGCCGGACCGGGTGTGGACGCAGCTGTCGCCGCGCATCCGCGTGCTGTGCATCCCCGATGTGAACCAGGACTCGGTGCTGCTCGTGGACGTGGGCGGGCGATTGCTCGTCAACCTCAACGACGCGGGAGACCGAGGCTGGGGCCGCTTCGTGCGCAAGGTCGTCCGCGAGTACGACGAGTCCTATCTCCTGGCGCTGTCCGGCTACGGCGACGCGGACATGATCAACTTCTTCACCGAGGACGGGCAGCGCATCCCGCCCTACGCCGCGCGCAAGACGCCCGTGGGGCGCACCATCGCGCGGCAGGCGGAGCAATACGGGGTGCGCTACTTCGTGCCCTTCAGCTCCATGCACAAGTACCAGCGCGCCGACAGCGTCTGGGCCTCCGCGTACACCACCACGCTGGACGACTACGCGCGGGGCTTTGAGTCCCAGACGTGCACGCTGTTGCCCGCGTTCATCCGCCGCGACTTCACTCGCAACGCGGTGGAGCAGCTCCATCCTCGCGAGCGGGCCCTCCACCCGGTGGACCCCAAGGAGTTCGGCGACGACTGGGGCGAGCTGCTGGAGAAGGAGGAGGCCCAGGCGCTCCAGGAGTACTTCCGCGCCATCCATCACCTGAAGGACGCGCTGGACTTCGTGCGCTTCCGCGTGGGCGGCCAGGACCATGTCATCGAGTTCCATCGCCGCCACTTCCGCCGCGGCATCACCTTCGAGGCGCCGCGCCAGTCGCTCGCGACGGCGGTGCGCTATCGGGTGTTCGATGACCTGCTCATCGGCAACTTCATGAAGACGACGCTGCACGGAGAGTTCGGGCAGCGGGGCCTCTATCCGGACTTCAGTCCCTACGTGGCCAAGTACGCGGACAACGGTCAGGCGCGCACGCGCAACGAGCTGCGCGAATACTTTGGCGAGTATCGCCGGAGGGACCCGTTGGGCTTCCTGCGCTCGCAGGTGGAGACGCACTGCATCCGTCCGCTCCAGACGCAGTCCGCGGAGCTGCTGCGTTCGCTGGTGCCCGCGGACTCGGCGTTCTTCCGGACGGCCAAGGAGACCTACTGGCGAGCGCGCCGCGTGCTCCTGTGA